A region of the Ranitomeya imitator isolate aRanImi1 chromosome 10, aRanImi1.pri, whole genome shotgun sequence genome:
atccgcgcttctaggaccttgccgtgacgtcgcggtgacgtcgcggcttgtgattggtcgcgcggccgcccatgtgaccgctcgcgcggccaatcataagccgtgacgtcaccgaaggtccttcaagcgctgattcttaggaaggaaggctgtcggaaggaagcagggcgcttccgagggtgagtatatacctaataggaatatactaatacctaatacctaataggaatatactcaccctcggaagcgccctgcttccttccgacagccttccttcctaagaatcagcgcttgaaggaccttcggtgacgtcacggcttctgattggccgcgcgagcggtcacatgggcggccgcgcgaccaatcagaagccgtgacgtcaccgaaggtccttcaagcgctggttcttaggaaggaaggctgtcggaaggaagcagggcgcttccgagggtgagtatatacctaataggaatatactcaccctcggaagcgccctgcttccttccgacagccttccttcctaagaatcagcgcttgaaggaccttcggtgacgtcacggcttctgattggctgcgcgagcggtcacatgggcggccgcgcgaccaatcacaagccgcgacgtcaccgcgacgtcacggcaaggtcctagaagcgcggattcgaaggaggaaggctgccggttagtaccagggcgcgtcagagggtaagtattgcgatattttttattttaattctttattttacactttaatctgaattccgataccaattcccgatatcttaaacatatcgggaatcggtatcggaattccgattccagattcaaaagatcgccgacttcatggccgaccccacactggggtcgggtcgggtttcatgaaacccgaccttgccaaaagtcggcgacttttgaaaaatctcgacccgtttcgctcaaccctacctacaagtagtattcaaccccctgcagatttagcaggtttacacatttggaattaacttggcattgtgacatttggactgtagatgagcctggaagtgtgaaatgcactgcagcaaaaaagaatgttatttctttgtttatttttattttaaattgggaaaagttttttcagagggtcatttattattcaacccctcaacccaccagaattctgtttggttcccctaaagtattaagaagtagttcaggcacaaagaacaatgagcttcacatgtttggattaattatctctttttccagccttttctgactatttaagaccctccccaaacttgtgaacagcactcaaacatggtcaacatgggaaagacaaaggagcattccaaggccatcagagacaagatcgtggagggtcacaaggctggcacggggtacaaaaccctttccaaggagttgggcctacctgtctccactgttgggagcatcatccggaagtgaaaggcttatggaactactgttagccttccacggcctggacagcctttgaaagtttcctcccgtgccgaggccaggcttgtccgaagagtcaaggctaacccaaggacaacaaggaaggagctccgggaagatctcatggcagtggggacattggtttcagtcaataccataagtaacgtactccaccgcaatggtctccgttccagacgagcccgtaaggtacctttactttcaaagcgtcatgtcaaggctcgtctacagtttgctcatgatcacttggaagactctgagactgactggttcaaggttctctggtctgataagaccaagatcgagatctttggtgccaaccacacacgtgacgtttggagactggatggcactgcatatgaccccaagaataccatccctacaatcaagcatggtggtggcagcatcatgctgtggggctgtttctcagccaaggggcctggccatctggtccgcatccatgggaagatggatagcatggcctacttctagattttggccaagaacctccgctccttcatcaaggatcttaagatgggtcgtcatttcatcttccaacaagacaacgacccaaagcacacagccaagaaaaccaaggcctggttcaagaggcaaaaaatcaaggtgttgcagtggcctagtcagtctcctgaccttaacccaattgaaaacttgtggaaggagctcaagattaaagtccacatgagacacccaaagaacctagataacttggagaagatctgcatggaggagtgggccaagataactccagagacctgtgccggcctgatcaggtcttataaaagacaattattagctgtaattgcaaacaaaggttattccacaaaatattaaacctaggggttgaataataattgacccacacttttatgtttaaaatttataaaaatttaactgagcaacaaaactttttggtttgtaagatttatgcatctgttaataaatcctgctcttgtttgaaggctctaacttgtttgcatcttattaaacctgctaaatctgcagggggttgaatactacttgtaggcactgtatatctaaTGAATTCTCTAAAGACACAGCTTTGTGATTCCATGTTATCCATTCCATGGTAGGCAGATCATTGGTACCGTTGGATAGTTGGTAGCATTTACAACAAATTGTCACAGGGGGCAGCATTGTACAATATTGTATCCAGATAATTAAAAAAAGGCAACAATGTGCAGTCATGGAAACTGAAAGCATGTAAAACAAATGGTCAGAAGGgggcagtgttaccagtgtgattatGCCGCCAACTCCTGAGGGTGCATATGTATTACTTCCTCTAGGTACCAAAATATAAACATAAAAAGTTATGAAAAGTTCTTATAATTATATTTTTGGATTCAGGAAATATAACAACACCAATTTCACTATCTGAAAGGCCATGTTAAAAGGTTGTATGCGGAATCACATTCAAGGTATAGGACTTAACTCAGGATCAGGACAGGATGAGTAACAATTATCGTGTTGTTCTAACCGAATTGTTCCTTCTGTTTTTCCAGGATTACCTCCAGAAAACATTAGGATGAACTTCACCACAGATCCAGAAACTGCAGAACTGCGCCATGCTGTCCAAGTGGTGGTCACTGTGATTTTCAGCTTAATTTTTCTCCTAGGCATGATGGGTAATGGCACTGTGATCTGGATAACAGGCTGTCGCCTTCAACGAACTATTAACACTGTATGGTTTTTCAACCTAGCTTTGGCAGATTTCATCTCTACCTTTTTGGTTCTTGTCACTGTCCTTTACTTGCTGCTCGACCTCCATTGGCCATTTGGGCCAATTTTATGTAAACTCGTCAACTGCACATTTGGCTTGAGCATCTACGCCAGCATCCTCTTACTGAGCGCCATCAGCATCGATCGCTGCGTTCTTGTCCTATTCCCGGTATGGTGCCAAAATTATCGTAACCCCAGGTTGGTTACGGCTGTGTGTTTAGTCATTTGGATTCTTTCCATTGCCTTGGTGCCAGGTTCTTACACCCTTTCCGAAATGTCTACAGAAAGCAACCGAAGTTCTTGCAAGAACCTCGATATTTTTGAAGACTGGGAGAGAAGAGAAGCCGCTATTTTCACCGTGTGTATATTCCTCTACCAGTTCTTAGTCCCGTTGAGCATCATCCTAATTTCCTACGCCATTCTTCTCCTTACGCTCCGTAAGAAAAAATTGAACAGGAGTAGCAAGCCATTCTTGGTCGTAACCGGGGtggtcttttcattttttttatgttggCTTCCCTATCATGCGTTAGCCCTCTCCAGAGTGTCCCTTGGTGGGTTACCACTTTTGGTAAGTCTGGTGGCTGTGCCGCTCTCCAAGTGTTTAGCCATGTTCAACAGTTGTATCAACCCAATACTTTACGTTTTCATTGGCCGAGAATTCAAAGATGCCGTCAAGAGGTCACTGACGCAAGTATTTAAAACTGTTTTTGAGGAAGTCCCACACTAAAGACGTTGCAAGTGGAAAACTTTTACGACAACTGGAGAAGATGCTCAACTTTTTTGGCATTTTGGAAGCTTCTAACAGCAAAAAAATTGAGCTTCTTGGTAAGCGAGAAACCAGAGTTTGGACAATTGACCAGAGTTTGGACAGTTCAAAACCAATTTTTGGCTAATGGAATGTTGTTTAGTGGAGAAGGGAAGCAAATAAAGCTGTTCATTTACAGGCGGAATCAACTTCTAATGGTGAATAACCAATAGATTTCATTAAACTGGAGACATTGTGATGGACGAGGAGATGCATCACAGCAGACTATTACAATGGTTTTTCAAGACGAGAGattcaaagtttttgaatttttggGGGACATCTTGTTAATGCCTTTTCTTGTGTTCTTTTTAAACTCAGTGGTCTTGCTTACGTACTGGGAACTTCAGATACCGTGGACTGAGAGGTTGTTGTGTTCATTCCGAAATCTCTGCCttttgaagaggaaaagtggcttgATTGTATCAAATGGAAATGATCTGCTTTAACAACCCCAGGAAAAGTTACAATATTTTGGTGGTTgataccaaaaaaaaaagaaacttgtcATTGTAAAATGCAAAGTTCAGGGAATTTTTATGAACTCTGTGCTGCTAGCTTCTGTTGACTCGTCTTGCAATTTCTGTGACCTCTTTATTTAGTACTTTGAGTGCAAAAGGGTGTATTGTTGTTTATGAAAATCTACTGATGGACAAGTTAAGATATGAACATTCATGTCACGTAGTTAAAAATGCAAATGTTCTCAGAAAAAGACCTCAAAGTGGGTGTAGGTTATGCAAATAAAGTATTATTTTCGGCATTGTTGACTCGGTGGGACAAAACATGGTAATTCAAATGTTGCCAGTTGACTTTCTCACAATTTCCACCATCTTTTCTTGCTATGAATTAATGGAGCATTCTACAAAGGCTTAATTAAAGGTTATAGACACCTTCTggggtattttttcttttttaattgaaTGCATGTATTTTGTGattaaattatttttgcaattgatGGCTGCAGAATAAGTTATCAGAGAATGTGTCAGTGAGCTCGATCTGACAGGGAGATTGTAAATCTTTTATCTGTTTTTTCTGAACTCCTTTCGGTTGATGTTTTCTGAACTCCTTTCAGTTTATATTTTCTGAACTCCTTTCGGTTGTTGTTTTCTGAACTCCTTTCGATTGCTGTTTTCTGAACTCCTTTCAGTTTATATTTTCTGAACTCCTTTCAGTTGTTGTTTTCTGAACTCCTTTCAGTTGATGTTTTCTGAACTCCTTTCAGTTGATGTTTTCTGAACTCCTTTCGTTTGTTGTTTTCTGAACTCCTTTCGGTTGTTCTTTTCTGAACTCCTTTCGGTTGATGTTTTCTGAACTCCTTTCAGTTTATATTTTCTGAAATCCTTTGGGTTGTTGTTTTCTGAACTCCTTTCAGTTGATGTTTTCTGAACTCCTTTCGGTTGATGTTTTCTGAACTTCTTTTGGTTGATGTTTTCTGAACTCCTTTTGGTTGATGTTTTCTGAACTCCTTTCAGTTGATGTTTTCTGAACTCCTTTCAGTTGATTAATGACCATGATTCAAGTTCCGCTCAAGTTTAATGTAGCATGTGGTTATTATTCAGCTAAGAGGAGCTCAGTAAGAGAGCTACAACCCCCCATCAGAAAAAGGTCACTGGCATAAAAaagtatgtatgaatgtatgtgtACATACATATATCCTTTTTTTGTGTCAATGAGTTTGTTGTGATGGAGGAGTTTGGAGCTCTTTTACTGCTATATGAATCTCATTTAGCAGCCTGCACTAATTAGGTAAACAAAAAGCATTGAAAGCCAAGTGGTGCAAAATTTTCAATAAAATACAATTGCAAAAAAtgctttagcccaaaatacatttaAGGAATAGCAAAAATTGGTCCCTAAAGGTGTCTACCTTCTTGAAACTTGTATGAACCTTAAAGCATAAGTGCTTGTTCACACTTTGCACTTTTAGTgcatttttgtgaaacaaaagaCACAGCATGTTACAGTACTAGCAATACCAATGAGGTCTCTAAAATCTCAGGCACGCATTGCATTTTTCTTTTCCTTGCATATTTCTAGCTGTGGCGTGTttcttcaaatctgcagcatgtcaattctttcagtgtttttcgcaaatcaaataaataggggaaaaaagtatgtaaaaatgtagcaaaaatgcATATGTATGTAGCATTTTTCCAGCCAAAATTATGGTTCTTTGTGCAGAAAATTTTGCTGCAAATACTttacgtgcacatagcctaaaggcacagtcagatggccatataacACGGATGACATTCGCATTGCAATGCTCAgactggctggtggctctcctAACCTGAGCGGGACAGCATGTATTTATATGTagctgtcacactcaggtcaggagagccaccggccaTTCCGAGCATTGGGATGTGATCGTCGTCCCTGTTATGCAGCAATCTGATTTTGCCTAATGCTTCAATTATATACAATCTATAAGTTTCActgtaggttatgtgcacacgttaacaGTGATGAGTCACCCGAACTTAtaaaagtttggggttcatacTGGACAGTCACTGACCGGTGCTAAATGCCGAAAGCAGACCTCTCCGAGAAGTCTGTTACAAAGTTCGAAGTTACAGGGTGAGTCCATTACAATGTACGGAGTTCCGGGGGAAGTCCATTACAAAGTACGGAGTTCTGGGGAAGTCCATTACAAAGTTTGCAGTCCCGGGGGAAGACCATTAC
Encoded here:
- the LOC138651914 gene encoding chemerin-like receptor 1, with amino-acid sequence MNFTTDPETAELRHAVQVVVTVIFSLIFLLGMMGNGTVIWITGCRLQRTINTVWFFNLALADFISTFLVLVTVLYLLLDLHWPFGPILCKLVNCTFGLSIYASILLLSAISIDRCVLVLFPVWCQNYRNPRLVTAVCLVIWILSIALVPGSYTLSEMSTESNRSSCKNLDIFEDWERREAAIFTVCIFLYQFLVPLSIILISYAILLLTLRKKKLNRSSKPFLVVTGVVFSFFLCWLPYHALALSRVSLGGLPLLVSLVAVPLSKCLAMFNSCINPILYVFIGREFKDAVKRSLTQVFKTVFEEVPH